GATTGTGAATTAAAGCAAGATTTATCTTATGCTCATAATTTTGTTTCTACAATTGTAGGTAAATTAAGAGAAAATAATATTGGGTATTTCAATTTTGAATATGGATATGGAGACGGAAAAGGGAATGATCTTGGAGAACAGTTTGAAGTTTCTTCCGAATAGATTAATTATATGAAAAAAACATACATATATAATGGTTATTTAGAAACTAACCTTGATTTTATTAAAGAAATTTTAATATCATTTCTACCAAAGAAAAAAGATAAGAGATCGATTTGCTATAGATATAGAAAGGGAAATAAAATATGAAGATGACTTTTTAGAAATTTATAGTCATAATTATTTTGAAAAAGGTGTTTTATTTCAAGTTGAGTTGAAAGGAACTTTATTAGAAGCAAATGAATTCATTAATAACTTTACAAAAAAGCTTAGAGAAAAAAATATCACACATCAATTTGAATGGAGTGAAGTAGATGAAAATGATGAAGAAGTAGGAGAAGAGTATGAAATTTCATTTCCTTAAACTAAAAGTTAAAGAAGTGTCTTTGATGCGCAAATTTAACTATAATTGTTAGTTTGTAAAAAATTACTATAGTTTAGTTTTTAAGTTGAATTATCTATTTTTTTGTATTTCTAAAACATCGGAGAAATGACACTACAAGAATTCAAACATAAATTACAAAACGAACCTACTACAATAGATTTTTCAGAAACAATAGCGGTAATTGAAGACAATTATAACTTTACTCCTTCAGCATTTAAAAATGGAGTTTTAGAAAATGAAGTTTCTCAAAATCAGGGTTCATGTAAAGTATTTTCATTTGCAATTCAAGAAGGACTTACACAAGAGGAAACCTTAGCTTGTTTCGGACAATATTATGCTGAAGTTGTTAATGAACCTAATGGAACTGGTCATCAAAATATCAGAAACTTTATGAATACTGGTTTTGAAGGATTGAGTTTTGAGAATGAAACATTAACAAAGAAAAGCTAAATAGTTATTTAAAAATCAAATAAAGAAGATCGTTCTTGTGCTAAAAGAACGATTTTTTTAGTTTTATAGATAAATTCTAATGAAAATTTAAGAATCATGTATAACGTATCGAGTTATAAAG
This genomic stretch from Tenacibaculum jejuense harbors:
- a CDS encoding HopJ type III effector protein, translating into MTLQEFKHKLQNEPTTIDFSETIAVIEDNYNFTPSAFKNGVLENEVSQNQGSCKVFSFAIQEGLTQEETLACFGQYYAEVVNEPNGTGHQNIRNFMNTGFEGLSFENETLTKKS